A genomic stretch from Candidatus Methanomassiliicoccus intestinalis Issoire-Mx1 includes:
- a CDS encoding DUF5662 family protein: protein MDDSENYETLEHIKLVNNIGISIITQLQRRLLLHDASKLEEPEADAFRRAVDLSKIEYSSEDYNASLKSLEDALKHHYQCNRHHPEHFESGISGMNLVDICEMFIDWSAACQRTKNGDIRKSIVQNQKRFGFSDDLCSIFQNTADLLDICSKDCGMNRNDSEICKTDNNVQEVSQTLLLDAEYLSELDLFVLNIPGIRMMTRAELQESAAELRGDSQKYSEGIEESIDTLVDIGAFGKRGGYYFTSAYGWKLKKHLSLVEQE from the coding sequence ATGGATGACAGTGAAAACTATGAAACACTTGAACATATTAAATTAGTAAATAATATAGGAATTAGCATTATTACCCAGCTGCAAAGGAGGCTCTTATTACACGATGCATCTAAGCTTGAAGAGCCTGAAGCAGATGCTTTCCGCAGGGCAGTGGATCTCAGTAAAATCGAATACAGCTCGGAAGACTACAATGCATCGCTGAAGAGCTTAGAGGATGCATTGAAACATCACTATCAGTGCAACCGTCATCATCCGGAACATTTTGAGAGCGGCATATCCGGCATGAATCTGGTAGACATCTGCGAGATGTTCATCGACTGGTCTGCTGCATGTCAGAGGACTAAAAACGGGGACATCAGAAAGAGCATAGTTCAGAATCAGAAAAGATTCGGCTTCTCAGACGACCTCTGCTCCATCTTTCAGAATACTGCCGACCTTTTGGATATCTGCTCAAAAGACTGTGGCATGAACAGAAACGACAGTGAGATCTGTAAGACAGACAATAATGTGCAGGAAGTGAGCCAGACTCTGCTGCTTGATGCTGAGTACCTCAGCGAATTAGACCTATTTGTTCTCAATATCCCAGGCATTCGGATGATGACTCGCGCTGAGCTGCAGGAATCAGCTGCAGAGCTGAGGGGCGACTCTCAGAAATACTCAGAAGGAATCGAAGAGTCGATAGATACTTTAGTGGATATCGGAGCGTTTGGCAAAAGAGGCGGCTATTATTTCACTTCAGCATACGGATGGAAGCTGAAAAAGCATCTGTCACTTGTTGAACAGGAGTGA